The stretch of DNA AGCGCGCGAATGTTGATGTGAAAAATCTTTTTCAAAAATAGGTAACGCTTGAAAACAAATCTTGCATCATTGCTTGATTATTACTACGAGTCGATGTATCCAGAGCTGAAAGCTTTGGAGGAGAAACGCCAAAGCATCGTTGCTACGCTTAAAAAAGCTGCTTTTATTCTTTTAGTTATTGCTACGATTCTCTTTTTATTCTTGACAAAAAACGCTATTTTAATACCGCTAAATGCGCTCATGGTCAGTGGAATGGGTGCATTTTTGATCTTTATGTTTATTTACCGTCATGAAAGTGCTGGGTATGGATCGTTGTTTAAAGATCAAGTGATTGAAAAAATCATTCATTTTCTTGATGCTTCACTGATTTATGATAAAACAGGTTCTATGAGTGAACATGAATATCAACAGAGTGAGCTTTTTTTAGAATCTTACGATCGGTTCAGTGGTCATGATCTCATCAGTGGGAAGATTGAAGGGGTTGATGTACGTTTTTGTGATTTACATGTAGAGAAAAAAGTGCGCACGAAAAACAACAATGAAGAGTGGCACGACATTTTTACAGGGCTCTTTTTTATGGCTGATTTTAACAAAACATTTCATTCTAAAGTCGTGGTTCTCCCTGATGTCGCTGAACGGAGTTTGGGTGTTTTGGGTTCGTGGATGCAGGGAATGAATGTGCAAAGAGGCGAGCTCATTAAGCTTGATCATGTTGAATTTGAGAAATTATTTGTAGTTTATGGAAGTGATCAGATAGAGAGTCGTTATATTCTTTCACATGCGTTTATGGAAAAAATAGTGCAATTTCGTACCAAAATTGGCAAGCCGCTTTATCTTTCATTTGTTGATTCTAAAATTTTTTTAGCACTCAATTACACTAAACCGCTCTTTGAGCCGATATTATCACGTTCCTTATTAGAATTTAATTACATTAAAGACTATTTTGAACTTTTGGCAATGATTGTTAGCATCGTCAATGAATTTAAACTGAATGAAAAACTATGGAGTAAACGCTAAATGTTTAATGAAAAACTACTCAAAATCTCTTTGGCATTTATTGTATTTTTGATCATCATTGGATTTGTAACGCTTAATTATATGCTCAAAGAAGATAATACGCAGTCCTCTTATGGTGCAACAAGTACAAAACGTGCTACGAATGTTAGTACCGATGCTAAAGAGATAAGTCTTGATACCATTTATATCAATATAAAATCCCAAAAATATAAAATTTTAAAAGCGGATATTGCCTTAGTCATGAAAAGCAATACCAGTAAAAAATCGTTACAAGCCAATATGGATAATGTGCGTAATGCTGTTTTGCAGTATCTCAATACTATGGATGCCAATGGGTTAGAAACAGTCAGTGGAAAAGAGCGACTTAAAGAAGAGTTGATTGATATGCTAGAAAATACATTTGGGTATCAGATTGAGACAATTTATATCAAAAACTTTATTCTCGCCCCTTAAAAAGCATTAAACTTCTAAGCGAGAGTAAGGCAATGAAACTCGCATACAAATAGAGATACTCTCCATAAAAATAGCCCGCAAGCAGGGCACCTACAAATCCTCCTAGCCCAAATGAAAAGCCATAGTAAAACTGCGCCGCAAGCTTTTTGTGCGCATAAAGCGTGTAAAGAAGGCTGAGGGCTGCGGTGTGATGCAGTGCAAAGCTAAAGGCATGAAGCGATTGTGTGGCATAAGAGATAAAGAGTGACGAGGGAAAAAGAAAAAGTAAAAACCAGCGAAGAGCGGTTGCAAATACGCCTAATTTCACTAAAGAAAGAAGGCTAAAGCGGCGCAAAAGCGGTGCTTGGAAATAAAATAGAATAATCTCGCAAATAACACCAAAAGCCCACAAGTAGCTTGTGCCTTCAAGGCTGATGCCGTGTTCAGTCTCATAGATCGTAAAGAAGTTATAAAACGCACCAAAACTGACCTGCATGAGAAAAAGACTGAGCCATAAATACTTTACATGTAAAAAGCTAAAAGGCACTTCTGTAGTGGTGCTTGAGGTGGTAAAAACAGGGTTGTTTTGCGTAAGAAAGTAGGCAAAACAAGCCGTAAGTGCAATGCCTAAAAGTAGGTAATGCAGACCGTTCGTGTAGTCCTCAAGGTGTTGCGCTAAAATGATACCCGTAAGCATAAAACCAATAGAGCCAAACAGACGTGACCTTCCAAAGCGTTCTTTTTGAAGATGCTCCATCGCATACGTTTCAACATAAGGCAAAATCATGCCAAGACAGGCACCTAAAAGCATATTGGGGAGCATAAAGAGGTAAAAATGGTTAATGGTTGGATAAAACATGAGAATAGAAAAAAGCGCTCCACCAAGAGCCGTGTAAAAGACTTTTTGTGTTAGTTCAAAATGCTTAAGAAAGAAGAAGGGTACAAAAAAACGCATAAGCGGTGCTAAGGCAAAGATAGCCCCAATTTGAGGTGTGCTGTAACCTATCATCTGTAAAATTTTGGGCATAAAGATGACATAAACCCCCGTGACTACAAAGTAGAAAAAGAAAAAGCCCGAGATTTTAAAAAAGATCATTTGCAAATAGGGGCAGTTTGACTCAAAATATCATAAAGGGCTAACTTATCTTTACGCAGAAGTGGTATAAAAAGCCCAATAATCGTGATAGCTGTTAAAAGAAGCACACTATAACGTACGATAAGTTGTCCCAAAGAAGCCATTTGTCCCATTTTGAGATCAATCAGTTTAAGATCATACGCTTTATAGCCAGGCGTTTGTCCGCTTCGTTTGAGAAAGGCGAGGGTGATCATGCCATAAGGAATAAGAATAAGAAGCCAACCTTGAAGTATGTGCTCTGCAAAGCCTTCGCGTGAGCCATAAATGATATAAAAGACAATGTAGAGAATAGGCATAAGAAGCATAAAAGAGTCTACGACAAAGGCTTTGAGACGTTGAAGAAAGGGTGCGATGGTGTAAGGAAGCAAAGTTTCTTTGCTCTCCTTTGGATGAAGTGCTTTTTTAGCAGTACGCCATCGCATAAACGCCTAGTTTCCTCTACTACCTGGCTTGTAAGCCACGCTTCCTTCTTTGCATAAAGGACACTCACTTGGCTCATAAATATCAAATTCAAAATCAGCCAGTGCAAAGAATGGTGCATCATGAGGTAGTTTACATGTAGGTTTACCTTCAAGATCGCTTCCTACCCGTTTGCAAAAACCACGATTGGCAAGTGCTGCGAAGCCTACAATGACACCACCCATCGTTTCAGCAATTTTAGCCGCTTCTAAAGCAGAGCCACCTGTAGTGATGATGTCTTCACAGACAAGGATTTTTTCACCTTTTTTCACCTCAAAGCCTCTGCGGATGGTCATCTCACCATTCACACGCTCCGCAAAGATAAAGCGTTTTCCAAGGGCACGTGCAAGCTCATAGCCCGCTAAAACACCACCAAGGGCTGGAGAGCAGATGGTGTCGATTTCAAGCTTGGAAGCATGAATCATTTTGGCTAATTCAACGGCTAATTGCTCTGCAACTTTTGGATCTTCTAAAACTTTTGCGCTTTGAAGATAATAACGTGAATGTTTTCCACTACTAAGAAGAAAGTGTCCTTCTAAAAGGGCATTTGCATCTTTATATATTTTTTCAACTTGCATGGTCGCCCTTAAATTTTAAGTAGTTCAGCTTCTTTTTCTTTGACTAAATCATCGACTTTAGAAACGGTTGCATCGGTGATTTTTTGGACTTCATCTTGACCTTTTTTAGATTGGTCTTCAGTGATGAGTTTATCTTTTTCCAATTTTTTAACTTGATCGTTAGAGTCTTTACGAACATTGCGAATCGCGATTTTTGCTTTATCGCCCATCGTTTTAGCTTGTTTCGCGCCTTCTTTACGTTGGTCACTTGTCATTGGAGGGAAGAAAAGTTTAATGGCTTCACCATCGTTGTTTGGATTAACACCGATATTGGCTTGCATAATCGCTTTTTCGATCTCTCTTAGCATCTTTTTCTCCCAAGGAGAAATGGTGATGGTGGTTGCATCGGTGGCCAAAACAGTTGCTACTTGGCTAAGACCGGTTGGTGTTCCGTAGTAGTCGACATGAATGTTGTCTAAAATAGTGGTAGAGACTTTACCGCTACGAATGGTCATAAAGTCGCGCTTAAGTGCCGCAATACATTTTTCCATATGCTCTTTTTGTTCAGCATAGATTTTACTGAGTTCCATATTTATCCTTTACAAGTAGTTTCGTTGAAATTTTATTGCCCACGGAGACGATAACCCGTGTGCGCTCTTTGGTCAATATTTTGTTAATCTGTGCTTCAAAAACACCGTCGCTTAAACTAACCTCTTGATAGCCATGATCACTGATGTAAATGCCACCTTTTTGTGATGTGGTTTGTGCCTTTACATGTAAAGATGTAAGCTTGCCATCTTGAAGTAATACCGTAGGTTCTATCCATGTAGCTTCAAGCGCCTTATACTTTAAAAATCCTGTTAAATCACTCTTGCCAACCAATGCAGAGCGGTCTAAATCAAGTGGATCACTAAAACTAGCTACGGCTCCCATCGTTTGGTTTAAAATCGCTTCAAAGCCATAACGTGTTGCAATCGCTTTAACCCGTGGACTAAACTCACCAAAAGGGTAGGAGTAGTAGTGCGATTTTAGACCAAGGCGTTTCTCAAAAAGTGCCAAACCCTCGTCAAAATCTTTTTTGATCGCTTCATCACTGAGTTCGGTTAGATGGGGATGGTTCAGTGAATGAAACTCTAAAGAGCCATACTTGGCAATTTCTTTGAGTTGATCCCAACTCATAAAATCACCATATTTTTGCTCTGTTGCTCCGACATAAACGAACATTGTGAAGGGGTAGTTGTACTCTTTGAAAAGGGCTAAACCATGCTCATAAAAACTTTTGTAGTTATCATCGATGGTCAGAACAACCCAATTATCAGGAATGGTCTCTTTGTTGTGAAGCGCTTTAACCAATTTTTCAAGTGGAATGACTTCATAACCATTTTTTTTGAAGTAGTCGAACTCTTTGCGAAGTTCTTCTAGCGTTGTGTTGGTTGAGGGATACCTGGAATCGTTAAAACGATGGTAGATGAAGATATGAGCATCTGCCCACATCATCACACTCAAACACAACACAAGCCAAAAAGATTTCATAGCTTATTATTTAGACGCAGGAGCTTCAGGTGCTGCTGGAGCAGTTGTGATAGGTGCTGGAATACCGCTTGGTACAACGCTTTTTTCGATTTTAATATCTTCAGCAATGGATACTTTTTTATTTTGGTTGTAAAAATAGCCTAAAGCTAGGGTATTGACAATGAAAAGTGTCGCAATGATAAAGGTGAATTTAGCCATAAAACCCGCTGGTCCTTTTGCACCAAAAAGGGATTCATTGCTTCCACTATATGCGCCAAGACCTATAGATGAGCTTTTTTGTAAGAGTACAGAAACAGTTAAAATGGCGGTTAATACAAATTGTAAAACCAATAAAACGGTGGTCATAAGGGATGTCCTTTGTTTTCAAAATAATGTAGAACTAAGGATTATATCCAAAACGAGTTAAAAAATCGTTAAAGTACGTTTTTCTCTCTTATAATGTCTCAAAATCAAGCTTTATTTCATCGATACTACGCTCGGGCAAAAAGGCTTTAGCGTATTCTAAATAGATGCCTGAAGTATAGAGAAATTTGACTAACTCTTTATCAAGTTCGCCCTCTTTTGCCATCGTATAAAGAATTTTCATGACAGTAGAAAGTGGCATACCCGCTTTATAAGGACGATCACTGGCTGTGAGTGCTTCAAAGATGTCGGCAACGGCTAGGATGCGTGCTTCAAAGCTGATTTCATCCCCTTTGAGACCTTGTGGGTAACCTTTACCATTGATTTTTTCATGGTGATTGCCTGAAATTTGGGGAATTTGCTGGTATTTTTTAGGGAACGGAAGGCGGTTTAAAATATCGACACTTATCTTTGCGTGATCGTTGATAATCTCGCGTTCTTCGAAAGTCAAAGTACCTCTTTGTACACTCAAATGATGTGCTTCATCTTTGGTTAAAATGATGTAGGTTTGATCACCAATCACCCATGGTTTTTCCGCAATTGATTGAATGAGAGCAACATTCTCGTTACTTAAAAATATTTCTCCATTATTGCTAGATTGAATGAGTGCAAAGGTGTCATGGAGTGTCTGCATCTGTTGTTTATACGTGGCTTCCAAAGCATCTACATGGTCTAAATGGTTGCTTTCCAAAAGAAGCATTTTGTCTTCTAAGAGTTTTACATGTAAAGCTTTTTCAATCGTTTTGACACGGTTTTCAATTAGCGTAAGACGGTCAAACAGTGCTTCGAGTTTAGTTGCTTTATTGAGAATATGTTCGGGTGACGCAAGTTTACCAATGTCGTGCATCAAGGCAGCAAAATTGATCTGCTTGATCTCTTCTGGATTAAAATGTTTATGGGCATAAAGTGTTGTGTCTTGGTTAATCGCTTCTGCGAGCATGACGCTCAGTTTTACCATACGTTTAATGTGCCCTGCAGTATACGGTGATTTTTTACTGATGGTGAAGATAATGCTCTTCAAGAAACACTCCAAAAGATTTTCAAGCCCTTGGATCAGTGAGGTTTTGGTAATGGCAATCGCCGCTTGTGATGCTAATGAAAGCGTGATCTGCTCATCTTCACTATCAAAAGGGATCGCTTCAAAGGTCTCTTCTGTTTGTTTGTTGATCAGTTGAAGTACGCCAATAATTTCGTGTTCATGGTTTTTCATCGGGATAACAAGCATGGATTTGGAGCGATACCCTGTGCCTTGATCAAACTTTTTGGTTCCCTCAAAGGAAAAACCTACCGCTTCGTAGACATCAGGAATGTTAATAAGGCGATCTTCCAAAGCACATGTTGCCGCGACCATCGCTTTGTTAGGTGTTCCATTTTCTAAGTAAAGTGGCAAAGGTGCCCACGTGATTTTCCCGCTCGTGCCACCCATTTTGATATTCAAAGAGTCTGTTTGAATGACTTGAAAACGCAAAGTCTCTTTTTCGAGCAGATAAAGTGTTCCACCATCCGCATTGGTAAGATTTTTGGCTTCTGTGACGATCATTTCGAGTAGCGTATCGAGGTTTTCATTAGCGGAGAGAGCTGTTCCAATTTGCGTCAGTTTTTTAACGCGCTCATCAACGCTAGGTGCAAGCGTAGCGTGATGAAGAAGTCCTGTTGAGAGGTCTATTTTTTCGCCATCGCGTAAAATCATCTCTTTATCAATACCTATAGATTCAAGCTCACTTGCAATTTGTTCCGCGTAAAAGGGTTTGAGGTGATTGATATAGATGTGAACATCATTACGTTTGAGATACGCTAAATCTTGTTGGAGGAAATGTGGCGTTAAGTGCTTGCTCTCCGTCGCGACTTTTGAGAGGCGATTTGGAAAGGAAACGTCAATGATCAGGGCTTTAATTTCAGGTTTTTTGTTGAGTGTATGCCAGAGATTTTCATTATGAAATGTGTCACCTGAAAAAAGTATGCTACTTCCATTTTGCTCAATCATATAACCGCAACACGCGACCGTATGGTTAGCAAGAAAAGGAGTAAGTGTAATGCCTTCTTCGACAGGGTAGTTTTTGTTGGCTTGAATAGTCACATAGGTGATCGCAGGAGTGAAACTATGAGGCAGATAAATTTTACTAAAATCTGGCCATATAACATCATTGAAAAGGTGCTTTTTTAGGGCTTCAATCGTTCCAGTAAGCCCATAGAGATAGAGTGTTTCTGTGCGCTTTGCAAAAAAATTGTCAATCATAAAAGCGGCATCAATGATATGATCTAAATGAGCGTGGGAGAAAAAAATATGATTTACATGTAAAGCATCTTCGCCTAAAGCATTCATAATATTGCCCGCATCAATCAGCGTATTTTTACTGATTTGAATACATGTCGTAAAGGCATTTTTAGACCTACTTCCTTGTGCGCCAAGAATGCGAATGTGGCTCATATTTATCCTTTGGTGGTGTGTACAAAAACACCATTAAATGCTGTAGGTGGGAAGGCAATGTAATGCGAACAACGCTCTATATAAATAGGGTAGAGTGCATAGTTGGTTTTAGTCTCTTGTTTTTGTAATGCTTCAAATAAACAAAGAGCCTCCGCAAAGCGCGCCTCTTTGTAAAGGGCTATCGCGTCATGATGCAATGTTAGCTCCTCTTGGAGTGCTTCATAGCTCACCGTATAGAGTGGCTCTTGTTGGGGGGTGTCAAAGTCATGGATTTGCCATACTTCTACAGGCTCACTTTTGCCTTTAACGGTGACCAAGTCCAAGAAACGAAAAATGTAATCGCCTTTGAGCTGGGCTTTGGTGAAGTTTGAAATCGTAAGGTGAGAGTTGTAATACTTACACAAAGATTCAAGACGGGAGCCAAGATTGATAGGATCGCCAATAACGGTATAGTCACTTCTACTGCTCGTTCCCATTTCGCCGACAATGGCAACACCGGTATTAATACCAATACCAATATCGATGATAGGTATCCCTTTTTCCTCTGCCATAGCGGTTACTTTGTCAAACTCAGGGTTATCTTTAAGTGCGGCATTGAGTGTTTTAAGATGGTGAAGTTGTTGCAATGCCGCAGTCACAGCTTTATCCGCGTGATCTTCGATGCTAATAGGAGCATTCCAATATGCCATAATCGCATCACCAATAAATTTATCGACCGTGCCACCGGAGCGAATAATAATCTGACTCATAGGATCCATATAAGCATTCATAAGATGAATCAGTTTTTTTGCGTCGCCTGCGGCTTCGGAGATAGCGGTAAAGTTACGCACATCGGAGAAGAAAATAGTGATCTCTTTTTCGATACCTTGCAAAACGTCATCTTCGCTCGCAAGAATATTATTCATAACCGCTGGACTTACTTTACTGGCAAATTTATGTTTGATAAGCTCTTTTTGGCGTATTTCTAAAAAGTAGTTGATCGCTTGCCCTACGATAAAAAGAATATTGATTGCCGCTAATGGCAAAATGGTATTGAGTAAAATGCCTTGATAAACCATGCAGTAGTAGTGCGCCACAATCACGATGAGGTTGAGTGCAACAAGAGCTACAAAGCTAAAAAATGCGCTAGGAAAGAGTAAAATTGCTAAGGTCAAGAGTGAAAGCAATACGATACTGAGTATATCAACACCTAATGCCCAAATGGGTTTAGCAATGTAATCTTGATGAAGTATGTTATCAATCGCATTGGCATGCACTTCGACACCGGCATAAACACTTTCAAATGGGGTACTTCTAAGATCTAAAAGACCCGCTGCGGAAGTTCCCAAAAGAGCGATTTTATCTTTTACATGTAAAGGATCAACGCTGTTGTTATAGACGTCAATGGCTGAAATATAACGGTAGCTATTTTGACCTCCGCGGTAATTGACCATCAAGCGTCCAAAAAAATCTGTGGGGATGACATGCTCTCCAATCTCAATTTGACGAAGTCCACTCTCATCATAGACAATGTTGACTCTCTTCTCACCGAGTAAAATGCGTACCATTTCAAGACTTAGCGAAGGATAGAGCACGCCGTCATATTCCATGACCAAAGGAATGCTTCGCACAATGCCGTCATTATCAGGAACGGTATTGAAATAGCCGCTTGAATAGGCTTGTTTTTGAATCTGAGGGATGTTCAAAATTGCACGGTATGGTTTGATCAACGATGAGTGTTTTGGGCGATTTTGTTCCACAATGGTTGCTGCTGATTTTGGACTTCCCTCTGGCTCGATAGAATCAGGTGTAAGCGCAAAAACATAACCGACAATTGTAGGCGTGTTGGCGATGGTTTCGGCAAAAATAGCGTCGTAATCGGGTACATTGTTATGGGGTAATCCCAACTGTGATAAAACCTTTTGAGGCGAGCTGTTATCGGCTTCGGCAAAAACTACATCAAGTCCGACAATGGCAACGCCAAGATTGGAGAGATTTTCCAGAAGTTTTGCTACTTTATCACGGCTCCAAGGCCATTGACCTAGTGCTTTGAGGCTCTTTTCATCGATGTCGATAATGACAATATTCTCATCGCCCTTAATTTCACCTCTACTTTGAAGCATTCTGTCTTTGATTTTATACTCAAAAGGAAGCCAAAAAGAGCTGTAGTAGAGGTAGCCTACAACACTTCCCACCATAACGATCAAGGTAAAAAGAATTTGCAGTAGGCTTTTGCGCATAGACTAGAACGTCCACATAATACTAGCGAGAGCGTTTATTTTGTCGTAGTCGTATGGATCATGGTTAGAGTGGTTGTTGCTGTACATCACACTGGCTCCCAAAGAGAGGTTTTTTTGAAGTGTGTAGCCAAAAGAGAGTTCATACTGGTCTTTGTCATCTTGGCGTTTAGTAAGAAAAATGGCATCCACGTCGTCATAATTGGTCGAAGTACGGGTATAGCCAAAAGAACTTCGGAAATCTTTGGTGAACTCTTTAGAAAGATCAAATCCGTATTTCCACTCTTTGTTTTGCACATCGGTTCGTACTTCTTCAACTTCTTTGTTGATGCCATAACTGGTATGAAGTCCTAAGGCAAAAAGGTTTTCACCGATGATACGTCGATAATTGATAAAGAGCAAATGTGCATTGACATCGTATGTCTCATCGTGGTAATAGCCTCGCTTAAAGCTATAGCCTCCCTCAATTTGAGAGAGCGGATCAAGAAGATAACTGCTTTTAATGCCTGCTCCAACATTGGCGAGATAGCCCTTGCCATCGATATAAACACGATCAAATGTGACAGGAAGTGCTACGGTTGTTTTATCTTCACTCCACGTTGGGGCACTGGAGAGTGAAAAGAGTACCAGATTGTTTTTGCTGGATTGGGAGTAAAGTTTGTCGTATGCTACAAAGCTATTTTCCAAGCTCCAACCACCACGATCACCAAAGTCATAGCTGTGGTTTAAAACAAAGGTTGAAAAACCATAGCCATCGCCTTTTTTATCATTGCCTGAAATTGGAATGTCTAAAGCGGGAAGTGTGAACTGTTTTGCGCCAATATCGTTATTGACATTGCTATCGTATCCACCACCTACAATGAGTGCTCCACTGAAGTGATGGCGGCTCATGCTCTCGTCAATTTTACGTTTAAACGTCGTGGCAGAATCTCGCACATCGTTTGGAAGCTGGTCATTTAAAACTAAGTCTAGCTCTATTTGAGCCAGTTCTAACTCTTGACGCTCATAGTAAAGGCGAGCTAATTCAAGATGTGTTCGTGTGTGTTTGGGATTGAGTATGAGTACACGATCAAAGGCTGCAACAGCTGTGTCATATTGGCGAAGTTCTAGAGCACAACGCCCAAAGAGAAAGTTTATCTCAGTGTTCTCAGGTGTTTGATCGGAAAGTTTCTCAAATAATGGGTAGGCTGTGGCAAAGTCATTTTGAGCATAAGCTTTTTGTGCGGAGTTATAAAGCTCCCCAGAAGTAGGTTCTTGTGCCAAAAGTTGTGTACCAAGAAGTGCAATGATTGCAATATGTGAGAATTTCATTATTTTACCGCCTTAAAAACGCCTATCGCCGTTTGTGAATCTGCTTTTAGTTTAAATGTTCCACCTACTGCTTGGGCAGATGAACCATAGAATTGACCTTTAACTGATGTAATACTGGTATTGCTTGGTGTGCCATTAATGGAAATTTCACCTTCAGAAGCAGCAAAGCCACTTCCAGATGC from Sulfurospirillum oryzae encodes:
- a CDS encoding DUF3137 domain-containing protein; its protein translation is MKTNLASLLDYYYESMYPELKALEEKRQSIVATLKKAAFILLVIATILFLFLTKNAILIPLNALMVSGMGAFLIFMFIYRHESAGYGSLFKDQVIEKIIHFLDASLIYDKTGSMSEHEYQQSELFLESYDRFSGHDLISGKIEGVDVRFCDLHVEKKVRTKNNNEEWHDIFTGLFFMADFNKTFHSKVVVLPDVAERSLGVLGSWMQGMNVQRGELIKLDHVEFEKLFVVYGSDQIESRYILSHAFMEKIVQFRTKIGKPLYLSFVDSKIFLALNYTKPLFEPILSRSLLEFNYIKDYFELLAMIVSIVNEFKLNEKLWSKR
- a CDS encoding flagellar basal body-associated FliL family protein codes for the protein MFNEKLLKISLAFIVFLIIIGFVTLNYMLKEDNTQSSYGATSTKRATNVSTDAKEISLDTIYINIKSQKYKILKADIALVMKSNTSKKSLQANMDNVRNAVLQYLNTMDANGLETVSGKERLKEELIDMLENTFGYQIETIYIKNFILAP
- a CDS encoding MFS transporter, which gives rise to MIFFKISGFFFFYFVVTGVYVIFMPKILQMIGYSTPQIGAIFALAPLMRFFVPFFFLKHFELTQKVFYTALGGALFSILMFYPTINHFYLFMLPNMLLGACLGMILPYVETYAMEHLQKERFGRSRLFGSIGFMLTGIILAQHLEDYTNGLHYLLLGIALTACFAYFLTQNNPVFTTSSTTTEVPFSFLHVKYLWLSLFLMQVSFGAFYNFFTIYETEHGISLEGTSYLWAFGVICEIILFYFQAPLLRRFSLLSLVKLGVFATALRWFLLFLFPSSLFISYATQSLHAFSFALHHTAALSLLYTLYAHKKLAAQFYYGFSFGLGGFVGALLAGYFYGEYLYLYASFIALLSLRSLMLFKGRE
- a CDS encoding RDD family protein encodes the protein MRWRTAKKALHPKESKETLLPYTIAPFLQRLKAFVVDSFMLLMPILYIVFYIIYGSREGFAEHILQGWLLILIPYGMITLAFLKRSGQTPGYKAYDLKLIDLKMGQMASLGQLIVRYSVLLLTAITIIGLFIPLLRKDKLALYDILSQTAPICK
- the pyrE gene encoding orotate phosphoribosyltransferase, with product MQVEKIYKDANALLEGHFLLSSGKHSRYYLQSAKVLEDPKVAEQLAVELAKMIHASKLEIDTICSPALGGVLAGYELARALGKRFIFAERVNGEMTIRRGFEVKKGEKILVCEDIITTGGSALEAAKIAETMGGVIVGFAALANRGFCKRVGSDLEGKPTCKLPHDAPFFALADFEFDIYEPSECPLCKEGSVAYKPGSRGN
- the frr gene encoding ribosome recycling factor, which encodes MELSKIYAEQKEHMEKCIAALKRDFMTIRSGKVSTTILDNIHVDYYGTPTGLSQVATVLATDATTITISPWEKKMLREIEKAIMQANIGVNPNNDGEAIKLFFPPMTSDQRKEGAKQAKTMGDKAKIAIRNVRKDSNDQVKKLEKDKLITEDQSKKGQDEVQKITDATVSKVDDLVKEKEAELLKI
- a CDS encoding polysaccharide deacetylase family protein, whose translation is MKSFWLVLCLSVMMWADAHIFIYHRFNDSRYPSTNTTLEELRKEFDYFKKNGYEVIPLEKLVKALHNKETIPDNWVVLTIDDNYKSFYEHGLALFKEYNYPFTMFVYVGATEQKYGDFMSWDQLKEIAKYGSLEFHSLNHPHLTELSDEAIKKDFDEGLALFEKRLGLKSHYYSYPFGEFSPRVKAIATRYGFEAILNQTMGAVASFSDPLDLDRSALVGKSDLTGFLKYKALEATWIEPTVLLQDGKLTSLHVKAQTTSQKGGIYISDHGYQEVSLSDGVFEAQINKILTKERTRVIVSVGNKISTKLLVKDKYGTQ
- the secG gene encoding preprotein translocase subunit SecG, whose product is MTTVLLVLQFVLTAILTVSVLLQKSSSIGLGAYSGSNESLFGAKGPAGFMAKFTFIIATLFIVNTLALGYFYNQNKKVSIAEDIKIEKSVVPSGIPAPITTAPAAPEAPASK
- a CDS encoding HD domain-containing phosphohydrolase, coding for MSHIRILGAQGSRSKNAFTTCIQISKNTLIDAGNIMNALGEDALHVNHIFFSHAHLDHIIDAAFMIDNFFAKRTETLYLYGLTGTIEALKKHLFNDVIWPDFSKIYLPHSFTPAITYVTIQANKNYPVEEGITLTPFLANHTVACCGYMIEQNGSSILFSGDTFHNENLWHTLNKKPEIKALIIDVSFPNRLSKVATESKHLTPHFLQQDLAYLKRNDVHIYINHLKPFYAEQIASELESIGIDKEMILRDGEKIDLSTGLLHHATLAPSVDERVKKLTQIGTALSANENLDTLLEMIVTEAKNLTNADGGTLYLLEKETLRFQVIQTDSLNIKMGGTSGKITWAPLPLYLENGTPNKAMVAATCALEDRLINIPDVYEAVGFSFEGTKKFDQGTGYRSKSMLVIPMKNHEHEIIGVLQLINKQTEETFEAIPFDSEDEQITLSLASQAAIAITKTSLIQGLENLLECFLKSIIFTISKKSPYTAGHIKRMVKLSVMLAEAINQDTTLYAHKHFNPEEIKQINFAALMHDIGKLASPEHILNKATKLEALFDRLTLIENRVKTIEKALHVKLLEDKMLLLESNHLDHVDALEATYKQQMQTLHDTFALIQSSNNGEIFLSNENVALIQSIAEKPWVIGDQTYIILTKDEAHHLSVQRGTLTFEEREIINDHAKISVDILNRLPFPKKYQQIPQISGNHHEKINGKGYPQGLKGDEISFEARILAVADIFEALTASDRPYKAGMPLSTVMKILYTMAKEGELDKELVKFLYTSGIYLEYAKAFLPERSIDEIKLDFETL
- a CDS encoding CHASE2 domain-containing protein, whose translation is MRKSLLQILFTLIVMVGSVVGYLYYSSFWLPFEYKIKDRMLQSRGEIKGDENIVIIDIDEKSLKALGQWPWSRDKVAKLLENLSNLGVAIVGLDVVFAEADNSSPQKVLSQLGLPHNNVPDYDAIFAETIANTPTIVGYVFALTPDSIEPEGSPKSAATIVEQNRPKHSSLIKPYRAILNIPQIQKQAYSSGYFNTVPDNDGIVRSIPLVMEYDGVLYPSLSLEMVRILLGEKRVNIVYDESGLRQIEIGEHVIPTDFFGRLMVNYRGGQNSYRYISAIDVYNNSVDPLHVKDKIALLGTSAAGLLDLRSTPFESVYAGVEVHANAIDNILHQDYIAKPIWALGVDILSIVLLSLLTLAILLFPSAFFSFVALVALNLIVIVAHYYCMVYQGILLNTILPLAAINILFIVGQAINYFLEIRQKELIKHKFASKVSPAVMNNILASEDDVLQGIEKEITIFFSDVRNFTAISEAAGDAKKLIHLMNAYMDPMSQIIIRSGGTVDKFIGDAIMAYWNAPISIEDHADKAVTAALQQLHHLKTLNAALKDNPEFDKVTAMAEEKGIPIIDIGIGINTGVAIVGEMGTSSRSDYTVIGDPINLGSRLESLCKYYNSHLTISNFTKAQLKGDYIFRFLDLVTVKGKSEPVEVWQIHDFDTPQQEPLYTVSYEALQEELTLHHDAIALYKEARFAEALCLFEALQKQETKTNYALYPIYIERCSHYIAFPPTAFNGVFVHTTKG